In Heptranchias perlo isolate sHepPer1 chromosome 9, sHepPer1.hap1, whole genome shotgun sequence, the sequence TCCTCGAAGCTCGCGCGTGGGGCGGGGAAGATCCTCGCCGTCCACAGGCTCGGGGGGGCTCTCCCGCCGCCGGAGAAGAGCTGCTCGGAGACAGTCAAGCCCAGGCGCCCGACGGCCTCCCGGAAGTCGGTGCCCAGCAGCCGCAGCCGGTGGGTCTCTGAAAGGGATGGGGCGGTGAGCTTGAGGTCGTCTCCTGTCCCGAACATCACGGTGGCGAAGCCGGCTCCCCCGGCCATCTCCACGCTCAGCGAGTGCAGGAAGGTGCCGGGCGGGACGGTCGAGTTCTCTGCCAGGCGACAGCCGCTGACTATGCTGTCGGCGCCCACCCGAGTGCCCGCCCCCAGCCGGGAATACTCGATCACACTGCCGGGGGCCACCTCGCACCCCTTCTCCAGCAGGCTCTCAATGATGCAGGGTACCCGGCCCTGCCCGTCGGGACGGAGGTGACCGATCCCGCAGGGGTCGGAAAGCAGCCCGAGCTCGGTTCTCAGCCTGGCGTCCGCCGTCAAGTGGTACAGGTATTCCCCGGTGGTGCCCAGGTGGTAGAATTTGGAATTATTCAGCACAGCCAGGTTAAGCGGCGTCCCTCGGAGGGAGGAGAAGATCTTTTGCCGGATCTCCACCAGCCGAGCCTCCTGCTGGCTGACGTTGGCCGTGTCTCTGGTGTAATCCGCCGTGGCCCCGGGCCCCAGCGCCTGGAGGAAGTCGCCGTACGCATCTATCTCGCAGCCGACGGTGCCGATCTCTCCGAGGATCGCCAGCAGCCGTCTCGCTGTCAGGCGATCGAAGTAGTAGACGCTGTCTGTGTAGACGGAGTCCGCCTCGCCCACCTCCGCCGTATCTCCGCCGCTCCCGATGGCCGGGGATCCCCGGCGTGCCCTGCAGACCGCCCCCGCCGCCTGCATCGCGGCCACGCTGGGCTTGTGCAGGAAGCGCCGGCAGGTTTTACACTCCAGCTCCTGATCTCCCACCTCGCCCGGCTCCAGCACGAAGACGCCGTGCGTGGTGCCGATGGACAAGGGGGAAGGATGCGCGAGGGCCGTGAAGCCGGGCCTGTCGAAACAAACGGCCTCGACCTCTCCCACACAGTAGAGCTCAATGTCATCGGCACAGGTCACCAGGACCCCAGGCTTCATGTGGGCGGGAAAGTCAATGTACATCGCCAGCTTGAGCTCCAGCATTTGGTAAACCGGGTCACCCAGAGGCAGAGCGGTGAAGATCTTCCCCAATGCGCTGGCACTTGGCAAACGTtggctgtaacctcctacaacaaAAAGGGGAAAACACATCAGAACAGGGAAACACAAACAGGCCCTGATACGCCCGAGACAGTCAGTGGATCAAGATATTTCACCATCTTGAAATAAGTTTTCATTATTagttcaccattggcggccgtgccttcagcggcctaggctctaagctctggaattccctccctaaacctctctctcctcctttaaggtgcaccttaaaacctctttgaccaagcttttggtcatccgtcctaatatctcatgtggctcggtgtcaaaattttgtctgataatcgctcctgtgaagcaccttgggacgttttgttaCGATAAAGGCGTTATACAAATACAAAGTGGTTGATCATGTTGTCGTAGTGACTAGGTAAATTTAGTGAcaagtttccactggcaggagggtcagtaactagaggacacagatttaaggtgattgtcaaaagaataaggtggagatgagaagaatttttttttttacgcaacgagttgttgtgatctggaatgcactgcctgaatgggcggtggaagcagattcaataataactttcaaaatggaattggataaatacttgaaaaggaaaaattttcagggctatggggaaagagcaagggagtgggactaattggatagctctttcaaagagccggcacaggcacgatgggccgaatggcctccagagactcgagaacataatccaggccaacactcccagtgcagtactgagggggtgttgcactgtcggaggtgccgtctttcagctgagacattaaaccgatgccCCGACTGCTCTCTCAGATGAAGGTGAAAAGTCCCAtgacactgttcaaagaagagtagaggagttttccccggtaatacgataaagaaagacttgcatttatatagcgcctttcacaacctcaggacctcccaaagcgcttcgcaATCAATTACGTACtactgaaatgtagtcactgttctaatgtaggaaaggtggcagccaacttgcccaccgcaaggtcccacaaacagcaatgagataaatgaccaaataatctgttttaggaataaatattggccaggacaccggggaaaactcctctactcttctttgaacagtgtcaTGGGACTTTTCACCTTCATCTGAGAGAGCAGTCGGggcatcggtttaatgtctcagctgaaagacggcacctccgacagtgcaacaccccctcagtactgcactgggagtgttggcctggattatgttctcaagtctctggagtggggattaagactcagaggcaagagaaagtgctaccactgagcctcgGCTGACACAACACAAACTCTTCGAATAGTTGGCTATTTCTTAGACTTCAGAACCGCTTGCTCACACGATCACTACCCAAGACACAAAAGCCCACCACTAAGGGAGGCCACAGACAGAGCTTGAACAGAACCCAGTGCTCCAGAATATCCCCTGTAACTAAATTCAAGGGGACAGCCTTTTGACCCACAGTAAAGTGAAAGGTAAAGCAACAAGCACTTACCGGCATGAATGAAAAGAACGGTGAAGCTATCCAACTTGTCTTCATAGAGTTCTTCCAATCGACGAAGAGCAAGGAGAGTAGACCCTCCATTCCCTGTGCAAAGACACATATTGATCAACAACATTCCTTCGACCCTTTTCATACAGTCTGAGCTTTTGTCCACCAACTCTCAATCATCACTTCCTATCTTTGCTCAGCCAGTAATGTTCCATAACTTGTAAAGGGGAAGGAGTGAGTGGGCCAGACTTACAAACGTGCTCTGTGACTGGTCAGTCTCGTTGTCAATCAATTatgttttaaattggaggcacaaCTGCGCCCTTGTAATCTACGAGCTTGAGTTTGTTGAACTAACAGTGGTGGGTCTGGGAACCTCAAGGCTCAGGCTTCACGCACAAGCACAGGCCTCCAACGGAAGATCACTACTGCACCGATCTCAAACGCAGCAAATGCTATGTACAGTTAAGGCTTTGGTTCTTTTCTTGTTATTTATGTCTTTGCAATGCTACAACAGATCGATAGGTTGtttttagataagggtatcaagggatatggagcaaaggccggTGAATAGAGTTGAGATGCAGGTCAGCcaagatctaactgaatggcggagcacgccCGAGAGGcttgatggcctactcctgttcctacggaaCGGAAAGGGCTAACATCCTTTTGCAGAGAGATAAATTTAGGCAGTATAGACAAGACCACCAGTGCAATTGCTAGAAATcagggccatttaggagtgaaatcaagaagcattttTTCCACGCatagggaagtggaaatctggaattttctccctcaaaaggctgtggctgctgggggacaattggagctttgaagacagagatggacagatttttggtGAGTAAGAGTATCAGGGGATATGGAGGAAAggtggggaaatggagttgaggtacagatcagcaatgacctaatagaaaggtggagcaggctcaaagggctgaatggcctcctcctgctccttatgttCCTAGTCAATTATTTTTCCCTCCAATTTCCTCTCTTGAAGGGGCTGATATGCTCAATTCCACAGTACAGGCAGCTTTGGTACAATTCCCATGGAGCCATTCACAGAGGTAATGTCTGCATCTGATGGTAATGCAGCCAAGGCCAATGATCTCCTCGCCCACCGTCCTTACGTCTACACCTTTCAGCGCAAGTCACCAGATAGCAATCGCGCGCAGGAAACACAGGCTGGTCATTCCCCTCAAAGACTAGGGGTGCAAAGGCCGCCATTAGTGTCCCTGCTCCCAAACGTGCTGTGAACTCAGCTCAGACGGACCGGGAATCAAACTGAGAGCCTCACTAGACTGAATGGCTCAACACCACACACCATGTGGCTCACCTACCTACTGGACCATTGGGAAGTTGCATCAAGTGATGTctattttacacagaattacatagtttgtactgcacagagacaggccattcggcccaactggtctacgccggtgttcatgctccacacgaacctcctcccaccttacttcatctcaccctatctgcatat encodes:
- the fpgt gene encoding fucose-1-phosphate guanylyltransferase, with product MADGGGGARAVRLRVASRRRLRDFQNLRGKDVKPGQFWDVVVITAADGSQELAFQEQIASKLQRKELPLGVRYHVFADPAGPKIGNGGSTLLALRRLEELYEDKLDSFTVLFIHAGGYSQRLPSASALGKIFTALPLGDPVYQMLELKLAMYIDFPAHMKPGVLVTCADDIELYCVGEVEAVCFDRPGFTALAHPSPLSIGTTHGVFVLEPGEVGDQELECKTCRRFLHKPSVAAMQAAGAVCRARRGSPAIGSGGDTAEVGEADSVYTDSVYYFDRLTARRLLAILGEIGTVGCEIDAYGDFLQALGPGATADYTRDTANVSQQEARLVEIRQKIFSSLRGTPLNLAVLNNSKFYHLGTTGEYLYHLTADARLRTELGLLSDPCGIGHLRPDGQGRVPCIIESLLEKGCEVAPGSVIEYSRLGAGTRVGADSIVSGCRLAENSTVPPGTFLHSLSVEMAGGAGFATVMFGTGDDLKLTAPSLSETHRLRLLGTDFREAVGRLGLTVSEQLFSGGGRAPPSLWTARIFPAPRASFEDSVTAVLEMFAAVRGESPPRLADGEQYLSIEEILQHKDVINMLRFRQQLTEEISQKKQAGKE